The following is a genomic window from bacterium.
ACCAAGTAACTCTGTTAAGGTTATAGTGAAAAGATTATAACCTTGTCCCATAGAACTACAAAATCATAAGGTATAAAAGACTGTAGTTGTAAAGATTTGATGTTGTTTAACAGTTATACTCCCATTCCTTTTCGCCTTCGGCGAGATTGCCACGTTACGAAACACTCGCAAAGACGGAATGGGAGCAAAGGCGTAAAGCCCCCCTCACCCTTAATCCCTCTCCCTCAAGGGTAGAGGGCAAAAAGGGTGGAAAAAAGAGGATTTCTTTCCGTATAGATTTTTAATGAGGCAATTCGTAAACTTGACAAAATAAAATAGAGTGGTATAATGTTTATAGACTAACAAATCATCCCCAGTGAGGCAACTCACTGGCCCCCCCCAGGTTACGATCTGGGGGTTTTTTTTTATGAGAAAAATTATTTATATAATCGACGGTTTTAATCTCTATCATTCTGTAAGAGACCTAAAAACATATACGGGTTCTTCTGCAAAATGGTTAGATATTTCCTCTCTATGCAAATCTTACATTTATCTATTTGGCAAGGATGTTCTATTAGAAAAGATATTTTACTTTTCAGCCATTCCCTATTATCTTAAAGATAAGAGTCCTGATAAAATTAAACGACAAAAAGATTATCAATTATGTCTTGAATCAACTGGAATTCAAATTGAGCTCGCTCGCTTTAAGAGTAAAAATGTTTACTGTGATAGATGCAATAGTACAATTTTAAAGCATGAAGAAAAAGAAACAGATGTGGCAATGGCTGTAAAAATTTTTGAACTCTTTTTCAACAATGCCTGTGATGATATTATTATTGTTTCTGGTGATACAGATTTAGCTCCCGCAGTTAGAACATGCAAAATGCTTTTTCCAAGCAAAAATATTATTTTTGCTTTTCCCTACCATAGAAAGAATAAAGAATTAGCAACATTGGCTCCTGGATCATTTTCTATAAATAAAAAGCAGTATTTACGCTATCAATTGCCTAATCCCGTACTTTTAAAAAATGGCGAAAAAATTTACAAACCTTCGAAGTGGTAAAACATAAATTGATAGTTTAATAATTACATATTAGGTTTAATTTTTTTAATCGTCAGGTACAAAAGAATGGTGTTTAACAGTTATACTCCCATTCCTTTTCGCCTTCGGCGAAATTGCCACGCCAAAAGACACCCTCCTACGCTAAAGCTTCGGCGGATAAAGTTCGCAAGACAAACTATAAAAGACGGAATGGGATAGAAAGCAAAAAAAAGGGGGGGATTTTTATTTAAATTTATTTTGTTTTGGTATTGACAGGGGGGAAATTTTCAGGTAATATGTATTAAAGAGTTAATACAATAAGGCGGAAAAGGCGAGGAAAACAATGAATATAAAAATAGATACTGAAAGCGGTCTGGCTCCATACCTGCAGATTATCAAACAGATAAAATATCTTGTTGCTTGTGGCGCTTTGAAACCGGGTGACCAACTGCCTGCAATAAGAGACCTTGCTATGACATTAAGAATAAATCCTAATACTGTTGCACGTGCGTATAGGGAGTTGGGCTACGAAAAAATTATTACAAGTAGTTGGGGTGCTGGAACTTTTATTTCGGAAGGGATAAAAGAGATTGCTGAATCTGAAAAAAAGAAGGTTGTTGCAGAAACCTTAAAGCAGGCAATACATCAGGCAGGCGGTTTGGGACTTGCTAAGGAAGAAATTGTTCAACTTTTTGATAATCTGTTAAATAACTACAAAGGAGATACAAAAAAATGAGACCTCTTATTCAGAAAGAATTGCGTGAACATCAACTATTTTTCTTCCTATCTCTTGCTTTTGTTTTGTTAAGTGTTACAATTTTGATAATATTTAAACATAAGATAAACAAGAATAATATTGAATGGATTCAAATGTTATTCTATATAGCAGTACCTTTTATTTTTGCAGTTTTGTTTGGAACTCTTCCGTTTACAAAAGAGTTTACTCAAAACACAAAACCATTTCTTTTAACTCATCCCGTCAGTTCAACTAAAATATTCTGGATAAAAATTTTTACTGCCCTGGCGTCTCTTTTGATTCTACTTGTTTCTTATATCTTGCGGGTGCGATTTTTTTTAAATATTTTTACGGTCTTAAAGATAATGTTAGTTTACCAAGAACTATAGATTTGTTCTATTTTTTTCTGTCGGCAATTCTTATCTACTCTGCATCTCTGCTTGGCTCATTACTATTTAAAAACTTTTTCCCATCAATACTTGGTGTTCCGTTTTTCCTTCTTTTAATTGGGCTGGTTTTTTCACCTTTTTTTGTATTCTTGTTTTTACTTGCGCCTTCTTTACATATATTCTTTATTCTTCTTTTTTCTTCTACAATAGGTCTATTTCTAACTTTAAGTTTTGTTATATGGCAAAAAGAATCAGTTTCTGATACAGGGGCTG
Proteins encoded in this region:
- a CDS encoding ABC transporter permease, with the protein product MRPLIQKELREHQLFFFLSLAFVLLSVTILIIFKHKINKNNIEWIQMLFYIAVPFIFAVLFGTLPFTKEFTQNTKPFLLTHPVSSTKIFWIKIFTALASLLILLVSYILRVRFFLNIFTVLKIMLVYQEL
- a CDS encoding GntR family transcriptional regulator codes for the protein MNIKIDTESGLAPYLQIIKQIKYLVACGALKPGDQLPAIRDLAMTLRINPNTVARAYRELGYEKIITSSWGAGTFISEGIKEIAESEKKKVVAETLKQAIHQAGGLGLAKEEIVQLFDNLLNNYKGDTKK
- a CDS encoding NYN domain-containing protein produces the protein MRKIIYIIDGFNLYHSVRDLKTYTGSSAKWLDISSLCKSYIYLFGKDVLLEKIFYFSAIPYYLKDKSPDKIKRQKDYQLCLESTGIQIELARFKSKNVYCDRCNSTILKHEEKETDVAMAVKIFELFFNNACDDIIIVSGDTDLAPAVRTCKMLFPSKNIIFAFPYHRKNKELATLAPGSFSINKKQYLRYQLPNPVLLKNGEKIYKPSKW